The following nucleotide sequence is from Myxococcales bacterium.
TGACGCGGGGCCGATTGGAGTTCTTGGTCACAGGGACCGGCATGAGCACACAAATGGGCGAGCTCGCTGGAATGCTGGACGAGACGGTCCCGGCACCAACGCCGCTTCAGGTTCAGCTCGACGGCCTCGGGAAGCGCCTCACCGTCATCGCGGTCGTGATCGTCTCGCTGCTGTTGGCGGTTGACCTGCTTCGTGGTCATCCGCTCGAAAAAGAGGTCATGGACGCCATCGCGCTGGCCGTCGCGGCGATTCCGGAGGGACTGCCGGCGGTCGTGACGGTCACGCTGGCGCTCGGGATGCAACGCATGGCGCGCAGCCGAGCCATCGTCAAGAAGCTCGCCGCGGTGGAGACCCTCGGCTGCACGACGGTTATTTGCTCGGACAAGACGGGCACCTTGACCATGAATCAGATGACCGCGCGTGCCGCGTGGTTCCGCGGGGTCCGCTTCGACGTTTCTGGTGAAGGATACGGTCCCGAGGGGAAGGTCAGCGCCGCGGACGGCACGACGGGGATCGATCTCGAGCCGCTCGCACTGCCGGCGGCACTCTGCAACGACGCGCAGATCGATGGGGGTGTGCTCTCCGGCGATCCGACGGAAGGCGCGCTGCTGGCTTTTGCAACGAAGACAGGGCTCGCTCCGGGGGATGCCGCTGGCCGCTTTCCGAGGAGCGCAGAGCTCCCGTTCGACTCGAGGACCAAGTTGATGGCCACCTTCCATGAGGACGGAGAACGAATTCGTCTGTTCGTCAAAGGGGCGCCAGACGTGCTGGCTGCGCGGAGCACCCAGATTTGGCAAGGGGAAGGCGTCGGCCAGCTCGACGAAGCTGGACGCATGAGCATCTCGACGGAGAACGAGCGCCTGGCGGCTCTTTCCATGCGCGTCCTCGCCGTCTCCGAGCGCAGTCTTCCCTCGGCGGACTTCGATCCTGCCGCGAGTCTCGACCGTTACTTGGCGGACCTGACCTTCGTGGGCCTCGTCGGGATCTTGGATCCCCCGCGGGCAGAGGCGCGTGCCGCCATCGAGTTGTGTCGACACGCGGGGATCCGCGTGAAGATGATAACGGGCGACCATCCGGCGACTGCGGTCTCGATCGCGGTCGCGCTCGGGATCGATCCAGCGGTGATGACAGGACCGGAGATCGAGGCAGCCAGCGACGTCGAACTCTCCGAAAAGGTCGAGGCCACCGACGTGTTCGCGCGTGTTTCACCCGAGCACAAGCTGCGCATCGTTCGCGCGCTTCAGGCGCACGGACACGTGGTAGCCATGACGGGTGACGGCGTGAACGACGCGCCGGCCTTGAAACAGGCAGACATCGGCATCGCCATGGGCGACACCGGGACCGAGGTCGCGAAGGAGGCCGCAGCCATGGTGCTCGCGGACGACAACTTCGCAACCATCGTCGCGGCCGTGAAGGAAGGCCGAACCATCTACGACAATATTTTGAAGTTCGTGCGCTTTCAGCTCTCGACCAACGTCGGAGCCATCCTGACGGTCTTTGGTGCGTCGGTATTGAGCCTGCCCACCCCTTTCACGCCGATCCAGATGCTCTGGATCAACATGATCATGGACGGTCCTCCGGCGATGACTCTGGGAGTCGACTCGGCTCGACCGGGTATCATGGACGATCCGCCGCGACGTCGAACCGCGGTCATCCTCACTTGGCGGCGCTTTGGCCACCTATTCTTCCACGGGCTCACGATGGCGGTCGGCACGCTCTTCGCGTTCCAGCGCGGCATGGCCGAATCTGGCGAGAGTCACGGGTTGACCATGGCCTTCACTACCTTCGTGCTGTTCCAGGTGTTCAACGCGTTCAATGCTCGCAACGAGACCCTGTCCGTCTTACGCCGCGCTTCACTCGGAAATTGGCGTCTGTGGACAGCGCTCGTTGTCGTCGTCGCGCTGCAGATCATCGTAGTGTACTGGCCGCCCGCTCAGAGCCTGTTTCGCACTGACGGGCTCGGCGCAATCGACTGGCTCGTGGCTTCCGCGATCGCAGCCGGCATCCTCCTGGTCGAGGAGCTCAGAAAGGTCGTCGCTTCGCGGCTCAGCTCAGCAGCGCCGCGTACGGATTGACCCGTTCCGGCGCGACCGGCTAGCGCGGGGACCCATCGAGTCGGCAACGCACGTGAGGGACGAACGCGCGGCTCGGCGCGCCTTGAAACGTCAGCACTTCTTTGTGCTCTTGGGGCTCCAATCGAACGCGGATCGGCTTGGCGCTGACGTTCGTGGAGACGTAGCAAGTCGCAGCAGGCGTGCAGCGACTTCGGATGTGCACGATGTGGTCGTAGCCGTAGTTCCTGTAACGCGCCTCTGGCCACGACTGAACGCAGGTCGCTGGCGTGGGGGGGCTCTTGGCCCCCGCCATGGAATCCGTTGGCAGCGCGCCGGTCGCGAACACGGCGGCCAGGAGCAGAGTGTGCCGAGGCAACGAGACAAATGGACGATTCATGGGACCCCGTCGCCTCCGAAACGAAAGAAAGCGAGTGCACGCGTCGTGCCACCATACGCAGTTCGCGTAGGCGCCGTTCATCGCCGCCCGAGTGTCAAGCGACAAAACCGGCTTTGCGTTGGCGTCGAGGTCGCCAAGCAAGACCGCCCCAGGTGTGGCGATCGTGTGGCGGCGGGCCGTGATTGATTTCGCATGATTTGGCCGCTTCCGCGCCGGGGTCGGCGCGCTCGCGCGTGGCGCGGAAATCGCAGGCTG
It contains:
- a CDS encoding cation-translocating P-type ATPase; the encoded protein is MPAPEQAAQRRNKTAWHARPLPEVVEALGSDVERGLGRREAAASLARHGANRLARRPPKPQWRLFLEQFKSVLILVLLVAAALAFVVGDLKDSIVIFTVVVLNAALGYYQEHRAELAVAALKHMLTGTARVRRDGQLESIDLEEVVPGDIVLAEAGDRLPADGRIAVAHAVEIDESALTGESHPVEKQADAVLPAETALADRVNSVFMSTIMTRGRLEFLVTGTGMSTQMGELAGMLDETVPAPTPLQVQLDGLGKRLTVIAVVIVSLLLAVDLLRGHPLEKEVMDAIALAVAAIPEGLPAVVTVTLALGMQRMARSRAIVKKLAAVETLGCTTVICSDKTGTLTMNQMTARAAWFRGVRFDVSGEGYGPEGKVSAADGTTGIDLEPLALPAALCNDAQIDGGVLSGDPTEGALLAFATKTGLAPGDAAGRFPRSAELPFDSRTKLMATFHEDGERIRLFVKGAPDVLAARSTQIWQGEGVGQLDEAGRMSISTENERLAALSMRVLAVSERSLPSADFDPAASLDRYLADLTFVGLVGILDPPRAEARAAIELCRHAGIRVKMITGDHPATAVSIAVALGIDPAVMTGPEIEAASDVELSEKVEATDVFARVSPEHKLRIVRALQAHGHVVAMTGDGVNDAPALKQADIGIAMGDTGTEVAKEAAAMVLADDNFATIVAAVKEGRTIYDNILKFVRFQLSTNVGAILTVFGASVLSLPTPFTPIQMLWINMIMDGPPAMTLGVDSARPGIMDDPPRRRTAVILTWRRFGHLFFHGLTMAVGTLFAFQRGMAESGESHGLTMAFTTFVLFQVFNAFNARNETLSVLRRASLGNWRLWTALVVVVALQIIVVYWPPAQSLFRTDGLGAIDWLVASAIAAGILLVEELRKVVASRLSSAAPRTD